The genome window AAAATGGGGGAAGGGTTACGAAACATTTTCCAGGTTCAGTAGTGTAATAAGAGAAAGACCTCCAAATCAAATGCTTACTTGGAAAGCTAAAATGAGAGGGATAAATAGCTTCCCCCTTTCATTAGGATTTGGTCCATCGACCAACTTCTTGTCGACCAAAATACTCTGGCTTCCATTTAAGACAACTTCCGTGATTTTATGAACAAGACCAGGTATCCAAGCTTCTCCATTGGGAAGGATCTGCAGGCAAAACATTTTTAGCAAACCAAAGAGGATTTTTTACTGGTCAAACGAAAAAGAAACTGAAAAAAATATCGACTCCCCATAAAACAAGACAAACCTTCTCATCACTTTCATTCTTGTTGCACCGTCCACTGTTTTCAACCAAGACAAGGGGAATTGGAGTTTTCTGAAAGCAGGATAGCGAATGGGATCAATAACACATCCAATTATCAAAGGGAACACTTGCAATAAtaatcgtaaaaaaaaaaatggagaacaTTTCTTCTACAATAATTTTCCACCATCCTTTCCTCTATCTACACCCTTATGTTTTCCCAATTTGCCAAATAAAAAGAACGGGTGAAAATGATAATGAACCTGAAATTCTGATTTCCTCATTCCTATTCCCTGGCGAACAACCTTCAGAATTGCCGCCGACCTTTTTGAGGCAAACTCATCATAACTCAATCCATCGGGTGGTGACATCTGACCATGAGTAAGTGCAACAATGCCTCTACGCCAGATTTGCTTGCCAAAACTATCAGTTATGGCTTTGACAATCTGTAAATCCAAGTTATCCACTCTATACGCATCCAGGCGATCCACATAGAGCAAAACATCTATTGTCTTGTTCAAAAGGAACCTATTCAAATTCAAACACCAAAGGAGAATGCATTTAACGAATCAAGAAACAAAATCTGCCCTACTCATCACCCCCATCCACTCATCACCCCCATCCTAAATAAGGAGTTTAGAATGTGTAAAATGTAATACGTAGTAGATGCAAACCTTTTTATGAGATCAAGAACCTGGTCATTCACATATCCTGCTTCAACAAGCCCCGGGGTGTCAATAATGTTTAAAGTGAATCCCGCCCGTGCTCGTGAGACCATTATAGGTCTTGGAGGTTCTGCCTGAAAATCATAACCTTCCTATTACTATTGGCAAACATCGCAAAAGCTTCCTTCTCTAAAGTTAACACGATAGATACCTGGAAAGCACTGGTAGCAACGACTCTTTCAGACAGGATAGAATTCAGAGTAGATGATTTTCCAACACCACCTTTCCCCATCACCAGGATAGTCAAAGTGCTCACGTTCTACAATAATAACATCCAAAAAATGCATCATATAATAATGTCATCCAATGTGCAATCATTGGAGTGTAGAAaaccacacaaaatatattaaaaatcagTTAAAAGGGAGAGCTGAACCTCCTGCTTCAATTTCCCCAACAATTCAAGTAACTTGGTCTGAGTGGCAGCCGGAAACTGCTGAATACCAGCCCATTCTCTCACTACTTGTGCAGCCATGGAGACTGTAATGAAACCCCAGCTCAAATTAGACCCAACATCTTAAGGATTAGCCATAATACACAAAGTTGCAATAATATGAATTTGGGTACAAAATAACCACTGAACTAACAAGAACCCAACTTATATGCTAAAATAATGACTACAGAAATGAAATTGAGTGTTAACCCTAACACCCAAAAGAAAATGTCAGCAATCTATTGGGGAAAATCCCCAACCCAATAACAAAATAGCAAAACTAAACATAAAAAAACCAAACTTTGTAACTAAAATCGCCTATAAAGCTATGGGTTGTGTAGGAAACACTCTTCAAATTGTGCGAGATATAACAGTGAAGAATTTAAGCAAGaatgttaaattttatcatcattaactatttaactaacATTATCAATAATTGACAGAGAAAGGGGATAGTGAAAACTCACGGATTGCAGGTCACCGGAGATAGACGGCTTCTCGTTGCAATCTGAAAGAAAGGGGTTTTAATGGCGGAGAACGATAGAAATAGAGAGCAGAGACTTGAGAGAGAAGGGTTTAAGGAAGggctcctctctctctctccaaacTTCAGTGACGGCCTTATCGCCTTCGTACCACTTTGTAATCGTCTCTCTCCCTCgggattttgtgtttttttttttaatctttttttaatgCTTTTGTTATAGGAAAATGTTTTGTGTTGagattaatttattattattagttttttttttttttggaaagagtTTATTTATGATTCATGATTTACATAAAGTTTACTATCACTATTTAAGTGAGTAAAATTTGTGACacttgaaattttattattggtAAATTTACTGTCAAACTAATTTCGTTGAAATTATCCCctattatttatgattttatttgaggtcaattatatatatatatatatatataattgatagttaaatctaataaaatcactatagttaaATACACATTTAAGTAAAACTAtataatcaatgactaaattagatattactccgtaatatatatgaaCTTACCAAACTATCTTAGTAGATGACTTAGTTGGATAAAATCGTCAAAGTCAATgacataattaaaaacaaaaaatttatatagaacaaaatcaataaaaatcatTATAATCAATGACTAATTTGGATATTAACTTCTAATAAATACAACTTATCAACTAAATCAACATTTTTTGCCATTAGTAATTCCTCATTGAGAGGAAACCAAAGCAATACACAGAGTGAAGTCTTAAACTTGCCTGTACAGAAACCCTCTGTTCTGAGCACATGGAGAAGCTGAAATCCTTAGTGCCCAACGCCCTAGGCCAAGAAATCTCTGAGAGCACGCCGGATGGCCTCCCCGCCACCTGTTCTTCCCTCCTAGAATTCTTCCACCGCTTGCCCCAGTTTCACCAGGTAACCAAAACAGTCTGCATAGCTATATATGTATCTGTCTGTTGCTTTTAGTGGTTCTTTGCATTAAAAGCTCAAATCTTGTGTAGTTCAAACCATGAATTCATAATTAGCTCTTTTTGTGTTTTCTTGATCTGAAAGTTGTGGTTTTTATGTACTTGGTTAATGGTTAGTCATTCCATTGTGTATTGTATATGTGATGTATGGCTGTATAGGCATGTAGATTAGTGGTATTATGGATTCTACTGTCTGCTAAATTTAGCTGCTCTTTCAAGATTGTTAAGGAGTTGACAGACCCAGAAATGGCTTTGTGTGGCAAGGACCATAGTGCTGCTTCTGAAACAAAGCTTCAAGGCAACGAATGCTTCTCCAGAGGAGATTATCTTAAAGCGTTGCATTTCTATACACAGGTGAACAGCATTTTGATTTTGCCTATCTTGATATAGAGTTTTGGAATGATTGATTTTGCAAGTGGTTGAGCTTTTGAAAACCTTATAGTATTTTCTTGGTTTCTCCTGCGGTGCAGCTTTGATCTGTAACAGCAAGAGAAGCTTTGTggctgtattattattattttttttttttggtaatttgaTTATCGCTTTTAATATCTTAAGCTaatcatgttttattttttactttatgaGTTTAACAGGCATTACGCTTTGCTCCAACAAACAGCAATGACACAGAGAAAAACCTAGCTGCTATGCTCTATGTGAATCGTGCATCTGCATTGCATGTGAGTCCTGAATTTGTATAGATTTGGGAGTCCCATATTCGAATTGCATGAACTAGTACTTACTGTTTATTGCACAAACTTTATAAGGTTGACTATTTTTCTTTTGGTTCCAAGGATTGTTGAATTTAGAGCATTCTCCACTTCTCCCATTGAAAAAACTCTTTTGTAGAATTggatatttctctctctctctctctctctctcttttaattTACTAGGAAGTAACAAGTTTCTTTATGTGAGTTTAACCTCTTTCTGTAGCTAATTTATTTCTATGAAGAGCTGCTTCCTAACACATTAGTTTACTCCTTATATCCACCTCCTAAGCCTAATAAAACCAATCAATCATTTTGTTCCCAAATTGTACTAACAACGTAATATAATGGTGAGTTGCTTTGCTTGTTCACTATGTGCTTCTATTGTGTCCAGAAAATGGGACTAATTGTAGAGTGTTTACAAGATTGTGATCGGGCTCTTGCAAATTTTCCAACCTATGCTAAGGTGTGTACACATGTACTTTTAGCCGGTTTTGTGTTCCTTTATTTGCATtgtaattgtttatttttattttgttatcaTATAATCACTTGCTGTCAAAGCTCAGTAGTTGCAGTTGAcagaataaaattgaagatcTTCATCCTTTTCTGTTCTTTTCCAACCTATGCTAAAGTATGTTCCCCTGCAGGCATGGTTCAGGAGAGGTAAAGCTAATGCTTCTTTGGGAAATTTCGAGGATGCAATCCAAGATCTGAATGTTTCACTAAAGATGGAAGTGTCTTTGAGTGGAAAGAGACAAATAGAAGATGAACTCAGGATTATTTTGGACCAACATAAGCTGAAGCATAGTTCATCGTATAAGTCCAACAGGAATGAGTCAGATGATACTATGTTAGGTATAGTACTTTAGTTCATGAACTTCTAATTTATTGGAGTagtattttttcctttttctcttgggaaaataactatatatatatattttttgaaatatcttACGTCAGTACACAATTGCACAGgcaatttttcacttcttattCTGCATTTTCTTTATCTTGAAAACCTGAAAATGCTCATATCTAGATTGACAGTTTTTTGGTTTTCAGGTATTATACCAGTTCACAATACACTAGACAAAAGTTGATTTGAGTTGACCATAATCTGGGAGCTTTATAGCTTTTATTAGCCAAAACTGTGTTTTTTCTCACTAATGCCTATCTATGTGGAGATATTTTACTTCTTTTGCTATAACTCTTTGCATATATATCATGGTGGTGTGTTATGCTTTTTTCATCCCTCTTTGGAGAACTTTTGGTGTTCTTCTAGTTGTTATATTTACTGTTACTTGTCGTGATTGCACTTTCTTTGATTGGATTTATTGTAGTATTTGTAACAGACCCCTCTTCTTTGGTTTCTTACAATGTAGAGCTTATGTGACAGATGAGCCAGACCGAGCAAATATGCAGTGTGTATCTTTACCTACTAAGGGAAGGGGAATGGTATCCCTTGCTGATATTCCAATAGGCTCCTTGGTTCATAAAGAAGATCCTTATGCAGCGGTATATGGTCAAGATTCTTTTCTTTGGCGATGGCAAACACTGTACTTTTGCTAGGTTATCTTAATAAAATCAGGTTTTCTTATGTCTTCTCATCTGCAAATGATTCGGGAAATTGATGATTTGCCTCTTTTTGCTCGTAGATACATTATGATTTATTGCAAATTATTCAATTCAAGATTGAATATGTCAAAGATATGTATACTTTGTACTAAATTGCAAAGGTATTTTCATATATGATGTTACCGTTGCATTCTTATCATGCTAAGCTTTATGTAGATCATCTTGAAGAACTGTCGGGAGACTAACTGTCATTTCTGCTTCAATGAACTACCAATGCATGCGGTGCCCTGTGAATCGTGCTCTATACCACTATACTGCTCTAGTCAATGTCAATTAGTATCGGGAGGAAAAGAGTTTGGTAAAACTCTGGGGAAAGTTAGCCATCATAATGAGCTGCCAGATGAACTCGAAAAGTACATTTCAGAATGTGTTTCGATTGGTGATTCTGGTCCACGTACTGAGGATATTGCTGAGCATAGACACGAATGTCAAGGTGTCCATTGGCCTGCAGTATTGCCCTCAGAAGTAGTTTTGGCTGGTCGAGTTCTTGTGAAATTTTTAGAGCAACAAAAGGATTCTAGCGGTTTTTCTAACCTTCTCACAGTTTTGGTACTTGCACTAGTTCTTTTGCTTAATTTCATTTACGGTTCATATTATGGAAGAAACTAATCGTGTATCTTGTGTAGGATCTCTGCCACAATTTCGTGCAGCTCCCTCCCGACACTAAGCTGGAGATGCATATATACTCAATCATTCTGTTGAATTGTCTTCGGAATTCTTATGCACCTAAACTCCCCGTGACTGGGGTTATCATTTCACAGGTAGTACCGTTGAATGAAATCAAACCAAAATATCCAATGCTTTGAAATAAAATCTGTCATATATGGTTTCTGTTACCCGCAATCTCCTTATATTTCATATCCTGCTTGCAGCTGGTTATACTTCTATCGCAAATCAGAGTAAATTCAATGGCTATTGTCCGCATGAAGTCTTTAGATACAAAAGGATCCTTAGACGAGCATGTGAATGCTTTAACCAGTACTTTAGAACAGGTATAGATCAATCTTGTCtcgttttcaaaatttttattgaatcTCGTTCTTCAAGCAATTAACAATCCTAGCTTCATTGGGAGACAAACCCATGTTTATCAAAGGCAATGCTTGAAGAGCGTTTCGTATTGCTCATCTATCTCCAAGTAGCGTAAGGActtctttaaaattttgtatttttatgttattatgCAGGTCAAGGTGGGCCAAGCTATTTATTTGGCTGGCAGTATGTTTAACCATTCTTGTAGGCCAAATGCTCATGCTTACTTTCTTTCACGTACCCTTTATGTCCGCACAACAGATTCTGTGTCAGTGGGATCCGAACTGGAGCTCTCTTATGGTCCACAGGTACCTGATTTTAGTAGATAATACCCCTCTTGATTTTTCATATTAAGAGAACAGGGAATTGGCGTGTTCATGAAACTTCTAGAAACATACTATACAATGTGTGATGTGCCCTAATTTCCATGTTTAATGGTGCTGTGTAGATATGCCTTCAACGTGCTCATTGCTTCAGTTCTAACTGCAACTTTTTTGGTATAACTATAATGTGTTGCCGAACATTCTGCTTTGCAGGTTGGGCAGTGGGACCACGAAGACCGCCAGCAGATCTTGAGAGACCATTACTCATTTAGCTGTCAATGTAGAGGCTGTTCGCAACTAAATCTATCCGACCTCTGTATAAATGCATACCGGTGTGCTAAACCAGACTGCCTTGGTGTAGTCCCCGACAGCACTCTCGCTAGCTATGTGAAACAAAAACTGAACCATGTCCCGCTTGTCTCTAGTGTTTCCTATCCTCAGAAACAGGTCGTTTTTATACTGCCAAAGTCTACATCCGCTTATTTTCAATGCCTTGTTGATATTGCCATCGCTATTGTTATGTATCCTAAGTCAATAATCTTGGCACGTGAAGGTTGAAAAGGTCGAAAATGAGAGAATCAGTGATGTGGCTCATTATGCAGTTCATAAAGCCGATTATCATCTTAAACCTGGGCATTGCTTGAATTGTGATTTGTATCATGATCTAGAAGCTGCACGTGCTACGATCAGCAAAGCTGAGAGTTCTATCAGGAGGTACAGCGGGTCTAAAAGCTGGGCTTCTTTATTAATACATAAACACACTCTTGATTTATCGTGACTCTATAGATATGCATTAAACACTGACGTGTGCATGCCAAATAGGTTGCAAGACGCAATTGCTTCCAATGATGTCCCGGTTGAAGTACTTTCCAACGCTTTGAAGGCTTCCGATATTCTGAGATCGACACTGCATCTGTTTAACAAGAGAATTGCAGAGGTGAATGACCGACACCCCCCCATTGGTGCTGATTTATTTTCGTCCATATATGAGAAACTATCCTGATTTTACGAGTTTCAGGTGGAGGACAACATAGCACAGGCAATGTGTGTGGTTGGGGAACCGCAAGCTGCAAGGGACCATTGTAAAGCGTCAATCAAGGTACATATCTCTTCAATCTCGGGACAGTTAACTTCTATGGCGCTTTCTTGTTGCCAAAGTATTAACTCAATAAGACGTTTAGGATTCACTAGATTCATGCTTATTACGTACCAGAACTTTGTTCTCGTTAGAATTCTTGTATTGATTGCAGATTCTTGAAAAACTGTATGATCCCAATCACATTGTCATCGGGAACGAACTGATTAAACTTGGATCCATCCAACTGCAACTTGGCAACTGCGATGCTGCCAGCGCTACAAAGAGAGCTGCTGAAATCTTTTTACGGTATTTTGGATCCCATGCAATCGTTATATTTCCATATCTGCAACGCCTCCAGCAAGAAGCTGGCTGCCTGGCATGATCTTAATACTAATGCTTTTCTTTGTTCTTGTTGGGGCACTTGAATTGTTTCACCAAGGTTTTTAGCTTATTTGGGGCATGAACAAGCCCATCTGAGctctatttgtttattttcaagtttGTTTGAGTTTCAAATTTTTGCTTAATGTCTGTTCTTTAAGTTAAACAAGTTTGTTTTTCGTATTTCATCCAATATCCTTACCATTGTAAAACTAATTTGAACTCAAGTCATATCTATAGATTTGACTCTTACCTGAATAAAGGTTTAGTGTAGAACTCTTTTAACAAGTTTTAGTGTTTGTTTGTACACAAGAAATGAGTATAGTGGAAAACAACCAACTAAGTTGGTCGGATAGTTAGCTTAGTAAccacaaagtttcaagtttaaCTCTTGGTAGGCTGATCAGATATGAACAACTTAAACTAGTTTATCTCTTTGTGATCTTTTGGAAGCTAAGGTCACAAGACAAGTTTTACCAAGAACGCACCTTCAAGTAGAAGTGGCCATATCTCGAGCCTGGGCCTAGGTTAGCACTGACAAGGACCGACCCAAGCTAGATTTTGCCCAGGCCTAGACCCGAGCATAAAGCGGTTAGAAACTTGGGTCGTGCCCAGGTCAATCTCGAGTCGGGCTTCAGGCTATTTTTTATAAGACTTGAACCAGACCTCTATAAGCTGGTTCAGGTCTGGGCTAACCGAGCTTATGCCTGCTTTTTTCCGAGCTAATTCAAGGTTGGTTCGACCTTGAACCGGCCTGTGGCCACCTCTACCTTTGAGTGACGGCTCGGAGCTTTGAAATAAATCAATGAAATGAGTATAGTTGCAAATAATTAACAAGCATACTTGATAAACAATAAACATCTATTCAAGGCTTCAAGCTCAAGCTTGGGCTCAATAAAACAAGCAAGCTAAGCAAAGTTCAGTAAAATATTGTTCTCAACTACTAACTTCAAATGGGAAGCATACATGCAAATGATTATATAAAGATATAAACAAAAGGCCAGGCTGAGTAATGAAAATTACAGATTCAACATGGGTTCTGATCCTACAAAAAATACCTTAGTTTCTATGGATACATAAAATGGCGATATTGTATTATACCGGAATGAATCTCGCGTTAAACAGTCAGATCTATAAAGTGCATATAAACAGGATATGCATGTACTCCACCCCCTCTTTGGATGCAAGAAAAAACATTTTTCCTGAACATTGCCCAAGCAAGTTTATGGAAAAGTATATTAGGGGCTGAGCATGTTATCGGAGCTTAGAATCAGTCTGCTTGCTCCCCTTGAATgctgaaagagagaaaaatgatCTCGGTGCTGAAATGAAAGGCATGGAGGATACTATTAAAGATGACAAAAGATCACAAGCTATAAAATATAGTGTTAGAGTGAAAACGATAAAAACAACTAACCTTTTGTTGTGGTTACTGAAGCTGAAACGTGACCCTCCTCCAATTTCTGAGATATGCTTTGAGAGACTAATTGCCCGATAGTTGCTTGGGCTGCAAAATATCATTAATCACTACCATCAGCATTACGGTCCAGTATATCTATATATGCATTCGATGAAAATTGAAGTGGAACTAAGACAGCATAGTTAGAAATTAGAATAGAAGTATACCGGGAAGTTCATGACCATGCCCGTAGTTCGTAGCATGAAGTGTGGCTTTCTTCAGTAGATTGTCAGAAGCCTTCTTACTACCTTTAGATTCCTCCGTGTCATCCTCTCCCTCTGAGAAGACAGAAGGGCTTGAGAAACCTGATGAATTTACATCAGTCTTGCTCTTTCGAGCAAACTTAAGAAGTCTCTTAAATCCTTTGGGTGCATCTTTCTGATAGACCATGGTTGGAGGGTTCTCGGCATTCCCCCAATCCATACTATCGGGTTCACTGCTTTCCTCCAGTAGCATTTGGGAAAGAGAATGACGGACTCGTGGACTGGCAGCTCTCACAGGCACATCAGCTGAAGAGTCGATATGGTTAGCTCCATCGTTGTTTTGAACCTTTCCATTGTCGTGCTCTTCTATTTCCACCCAAGCTGCGGGGGATATGTTGATTTCTTCTTCAACCTCGTTTTTTATATTAGCACACTCTTGCTTCTCACAAAAATtgtcttcttcattttttgGAGCAACCAGATTAGGGCTTTCTGTGTCTTCACACTTCTCGGGGCTGCCTATTTGAGTTTCACTCGCTAGATCTAAGTCGACTTTTGAGTCTGCAACAAGTACATCCCCCTTTTGATTGGAAGGTTCAGAAATTATCGGGTCTTTTTCATTCTTCTCCGCTTCAACCGAGTCCCTCAACGATTGTTCTGGTGGAGAAGTTTTCTTTTTTGTGATGGGACCAACACCAGGTCCAGTCCTGGAACCCTTACGGAGAAAAGGCTTTGGTTCCTTCGGTTCCTTTGGGGTATCCTTTGGCTCCAGAGGAACCACACTGCTTTTCTTGGTTACCTTGTTTAGTTTCGGTTTTGCAGAGGAATCAGAACTTACTCTAGGAGCCTGAGCTTTGGTTTTTGTAGGTTTGCTACTAGCTTTTGTCACCGCTTGCTGATTCCTTTCAGCAGAGTTTCTTACAGTCTTTTTAGCATCATTAGGTAATGTTTTCGCAGATTTTGCTGGCACTTGGGATCTCTCAACTTTCGGGGTTGATTGAGGAACTAACGGTGTTGGATGTGATCTTCTCCGGGTAGCTGTAGCACTAGCCGTTGTTACAGGTGTTTTAGCCGGTGATGCCCCATTAGCTCTCGGGGACGGTGCTGTTGGCCATGACTTACGTATGGCAGGCAAAGATGACGCCTTTTTCGAAACTTTCTTCACATCAGCAGGTTTAGGGGTTTCACTTTTGGAATTTGCAGACTCGGAGGAATGGTTAAGCGGGGTTTGGGTTCTCTTAACAGGTCTTTTACTAACAGTGTTTGCCTTTCCAGAGGCCATGTCGGGTTTTGCTTTAACTTGTGTTTCCTTCCCTACTCGCTTCCTAGCGGTCTCGCCTTTAAGTTTCTCGTCCCTTTTCTCTTTGTAATGATTGTACAAACCACCTCGCTGTTGATCGGGAAGGCGTTGGTCTTGGTTATCACTGGGCGCTGCGTTTCTATATCTTGCGGGTTTGGTTTCCATCATTTTGATCAGGAGCTG of Ipomoea triloba cultivar NCNSP0323 chromosome 3, ASM357664v1 contains these proteins:
- the LOC116014057 gene encoding uncharacterized protein LOC116014057 yields the protein MAAQVVREWAGIQQFPAATQTKLLELLGKLKQENVSTLTILVMGKGGVGKSSTLNSILSERVVATSAFQAEPPRPIMVSRARAGFTLNIIDTPGLVEAGYVNDQVLDLIKRFLLNKTIDVLLYVDRLDAYRVDNLDLQIVKAITDSFGKQIWRRGIVALTHGQMSPPDGLSYDEFASKRSAAILKVVRQGIGMRKSEFQKTPIPLVLVENSGRCNKNESDEKILPNGEAWIPGLVHKITEVVLNGSQSILVDKKLVDGPNPNERGKLFIPLILAFQYFFVVKRIENWIRTDIRKERRSKRF
- the LOC116014455 gene encoding SET and MYND domain-containing protein 4 — translated: MEKLKSLVPNALGQEISESTPDGLPATCSSLLEFFHRLPQFHQIVKELTDPEMALCGKDHSAASETKLQGNECFSRGDYLKALHFYTQALRFAPTNSNDTEKNLAAMLYVNRASALHKMGLIVECLQDCDRALANFPTYAKAWFRRGKANASLGNFEDAIQDLNVSLKMEVSLSGKRQIEDELRIILDQHKLKHSSSYKSNRNESDDTMLDEPDRANMQCVSLPTKGRGMVSLADIPIGSLVHKEDPYAAIILKNCRETNCHFCFNELPMHAVPCESCSIPLYCSSQCQLVSGGKEFGKTLGKVSHHNELPDELEKYISECVSIGDSGPRTEDIAEHRHECQGVHWPAVLPSEVVLAGRVLVKFLEQQKDSSGFSNLLTVLDLCHNFVQLPPDTKLEMHIYSIILLNCLRNSYAPKLPVTGVIISQLVILLSQIRVNSMAIVRMKSLDTKGSLDEHVNALTSTLEQVKVGQAIYLAGSMFNHSCRPNAHAYFLSRTLYVRTTDSVSVGSELELSYGPQVGQWDHEDRQQILRDHYSFSCQCRGCSQLNLSDLCINAYRCAKPDCLGVVPDSTLASYVKQKLNHVPLVSSVSYPQKQVEKVENERISDVAHYAVHKADYHLKPGHCLNCDLYHDLEAARATISKAESSIRRLQDAIASNDVPVEVLSNALKASDILRSTLHLFNKRIAEVEDNIAQAMCVVGEPQAARDHCKASIKILEKLYDPNHIVIGNELIKLGSIQLQLGNCDAASATKRAAEIFLRYFGSHAIVIFPYLQRLQQEAGCLA
- the LOC116013226 gene encoding COP1-interacting protein 7-like isoform X2, yielding MAGGMHTDVLLDYVEFQIYPSQNRYEACICWDNEVEAVASGVLEQLAQHSSKVKALSSKGWDATFKLEPPDNVSEATWFSKSTLIRFLNIISSVDILDKANAMEKEISQLEEARGFHLSLYAKADDNSATSDSSKNELLRAMDVRLGALRRDLADAFDEAAGAPCSPEEIVEIGKFSDHFGAVKLRNFLQKFVRLSQVNQNYLGNDKRGLDENSQISSKPLLSEQPVRYGASPAKAAQIERQSSSEGEESSCTTEEDQPSVERSRPLVRSASPRRSASPMRRVQIGRSGSRRPTALAIKSLHYIPAREKLVCQKDEGESSSGEEASEKPSKRSDNNVRRMSVQDAINLFERKQRDQTTVDVQKTSSVSLGANKAVLRRWSAGMYESPKYPANAASENSASMNTENLEGEETISALETNLDSDPTPYSNPDEATEIEAEPVCEERVSSLEGQRADTLPNQTEESRKLTASAEWSRQKEAELNQLLIKMMETKPARYRNAAPSDNQDQRLPDQQRGGLYNHYKEKRDEKLKGETARKRVGKETQVKAKPDMASGKANTVSKRPVKRTQTPLNHSSESANSKSETPKPADVKKVSKKASSLPAIRKSWPTAPSPRANGASPAKTPVTTASATATRRRSHPTPLVPQSTPKVERSQVPAKSAKTLPNDAKKTVRNSAERNQQAVTKASSKPTKTKAQAPRVSSDSSAKPKLNKVTKKSSVVPLEPKDTPKEPKEPKPFLRKGSRTGPGVGPITKKKTSPPEQSLRDSVEAEKNEKDPIISEPSNQKGDVLVADSKVDLDLASETQIGSPEKCEDTESPNLVAPKNEEDNFCEKQECANIKNEVEEEINISPAAWVEIEEHDNGKVQNNDGANHIDSSADVPVRAASPRVRHSLSQMLLEESSEPDSMDWGNAENPPTMVYQKDAPKGFKRLLKFARKSKTDVNSSGFSSPSVFSEGEDDTEESKGSKKASDNLLKKATLHATNYGHGHELPAQATIGQLVSQSISQKLEEGHVSASVTTTKAFKGSKQTDSKLR
- the LOC116013226 gene encoding COP1-interacting protein 7-like isoform X1, which produces MAGGMHTDVLLDYVEFQIYPSQNRYEACICWDNEVEAVASGVLEQLAQHSSKVKALSSKGWDATFKLEPPDNVSEATWFSKSTLIRFLNIISSVDILDKANAMEKEISQLEEARGFHLSLYAKADDNSATSDSSKNELLRAMDVRLGALRRDLADAFDEAAGAPCSPEEIVEIGKFSDHFGAVKLRNFLQKFVRLSQVNQNYLGNDKRGLDENSQISSKPLLSEQPVRYGASPAKAAQIERQSSSEGEESSCTTEEDQPSVERSRPLVRSASPRRSASPMRRVQIGRSGSRRPTALAIKSLHYIPAREKLVCQKDEGESSSGEEASEKPSKRSDNNVRRMSVQDAINLFERKQRDQTTVDVQKTSSVSLGANKAVLRRWSAGMYESPKYPANAASENSASMNTENLEGEETISALETNLDSDPTPYSNPDEATEIEAEPVCEERVSSLEGQRADTLPNQTEESRKLTASAEWSRQKEAELNQLLIKMMETKPARYRNAAPSDNQDQRLPDQQRGGLYNHYKEKRDEKLKGETARKRVGKETQVKAKPDMASGKANTVSKRPVKRTQTPLNHSSESANSKSETPKPADVKKVSKKASSLPAIRKSWPTAPSPRANGASPAKTPVTTASATATRRRSHPTPLVPQSTPKVERSQVPAKSAKTLPNDAKKTVRNSAERNQQAVTKASSKPTKTKAQAPRVSSDSSAKPKLNKVTKKSSVVPLEPKDTPKEPKEPKPFLRKGSRTGPGVGPITKKKTSPPEQSLRDSVEAEKNEKDPIISEPSNQKGDVLVADSKVDLDLASETQIGSPEKCEDTESPNLVAPKNEEDNFCEKQECANIKNEVEEEINISPAAWVEIEEHDNGKVQNNDGANHIDSSADVPVRAASPRVRHSLSQMLLEESSEPDSMDWGNAENPPTMVYQKDAPKGFKRLLKFARKSKTDVNSSGFSSPSVFSEGEDDTEESKGSKKASDNLLKKATLHATNYGHGHELPAQATIGQLVSQSISQKLEEGHVSASVTTTKAPRSFFSLSAFKGSKQTDSKLR